One Oncorhynchus kisutch isolate 150728-3 linkage group LG30, Okis_V2, whole genome shotgun sequence genomic window, TGTATAGCAATTAAAAAACACCATTTGCAAAAAACaaagaggcaggcagacagacagacggactgaGACAAAACGTTCACATCCAATATTGACCTTGTTTAGCTGCAGAAACCTCGGCAGCAAACAGCCCCACAGCCAGGAGCACGAGCAGCACAATAACAGGGGCTCTGATCAGGGCCATCTCTTCTTCAGTGGTGCTGTGATGTGATGAGCTGCTGTCTTCAGACAAAGAGCTTCAGTGGCTGTGTGAGGTCCTATTCCTCACCAGAGCCATATATATACTCCTGGTGCAGGTAGAGGCTTATTCTCTGAGAGGGAGAAATGGGCTTTCCTACCCACGCCTTAAAACCAAAGTTCCACAGCAGAATTTCCCCATCACATTCCCCAATGAACAAAAAAGGGAAACAAGATTCTTGAACAGAACAAGAGGGAGGATGTTTGAACAGCTTTTACGTGTATATTTATATACAGCATTTATTCTGAGCTGATTGAAATGCATGACAATATTAGTGTACCTAAATTATTGTACCTTTGTTGAAGTCTCCTGGGTTAAGGAATACATTTTGGGATTATGttaagtgagtttgtgttttatATTATATCTCAGTATTTCATTATTCTGGTGCTGGGGACCCAAAGGGTTTAGTTTTGCCCCAAACgctacacacctgattccactaattACCTCATCATCAAAACCCTGCTCAGACGACggatgcatcaaccaatggttgtgtggGATGTCATCGACCGTGCTGTCAAGCACCAGATTGCTaatagaacattagaacatacctaaaatacctatccaggcattgtaagatcTAGCATGCATCAGCAATTCCTTATATtacctatccaggcattgtaagatcTAGCATGCATCAGCAACGCCTAGGCAGAGTAACACTCCCAATGTTTAGTGGAATCAGGTGTCTCGTGCTACGGCAATAACAGAAAAGTGCACACCTTTTGGGTCCCCATTAAGAAACACCGTTCTATCCTATGATCCCATATGAACTAGTTATAAATACAGTGTAGGGTGAATTACATGCCAACCACTGTACCTCAATTGAACAATATATCAATTCTACAGTATATTGTCCTTTAACCCTCATAACCAAAGGATGTGGGGATGTGTCAATCACATAAAAACCTTTGTATTTTGATTCAGACAGAGAATAACTGTGGTCTCAAATGAATAGCCTGTTTATGCACCCATTCATCAATCTAAGTGACAGTAAATACAATCCCCATCAAAATACGTCAGTTTAAATTAGAGATATCAGATTTTTGAATGAGCTgcttctcaatccaccacatccacaTATGCAGTGAAAgatgtcagaccatgagaattccccaaaatctgtcttctcacaaaaacgtctgtagcgtctgaatGGTTCTCCAGATCTCTGTTTTGATCTCCGTCCCCCACAAGTAACACTGAtgtgtcaacttctgtctgtagtgtctgaacCGTTTGGACTAGAAACTAATACTCCACTAATACCACACTGACTCTCAccaacacgatggtgttctccgtttttctCTACGagccccacaagtgtcacgggactcgtctgaaggtcccaACACAAATGAATAGAcgtggaggtagttttgtgccaccAAAAACATGGGGATAAATATGTATCCCAAAAAACCTAAATATTTCCTGAGTTCTCTTATAtgtcctagatataggacagaagCTTTTAGAGGTTTTAACATCTTTGCTGTggttatgtgtgtatgtgtaaccaTGTACCCACATCAGTGAAACCACCACAGATCATATcatagaacatactgtatgtacagttatCAGATGTATCAGTTGGTCtaggaggaaacacagtgcattGTGCGCCACACAGAGGAGGCTGAtggaaggagctataggaggacgggctcattctAATGGCCAAAATGGAATTGATGAAATGGtcccaaacacatcaaacacatggaaacaacgtgTTTGACTCttttccattgattccattccagccattacaatgagcctgtcctcctaaagcccctctcaccagcctcctctagCGCCACAGTGATAAAGTCTATTGAGTCAAACCATGGAACTGCCCCTGTTTATGTCCTATGAAGCTGTGAAAGGGCACATTTGGGGTGgtggtattttttaaatttaaatgtgATGAGTTAGATATCAACCAAACCAGAGAATCACCACAGAACCAGTAAAGAACTTTAATTTCACCACAGGGTGTTGCACTGAGGATGAGCAAGAACTTTTCTTACAAGACGTATTACAACTATGATGACATAGGCAGAGTGACTCCACCTCAAGTGTAGTATTTGGCGAAAGGCTTGGCATACGCATACTCAAGCTCACTGGCTATCATtctggcaaatgagaaataagtgcactcaggctatccggaaggccaaaggtagttactttaaggagcagtactctctctgtgggtctaaccccaaaaagttctggaaaatggttCAAGACaaggagaataaaccctcctcctcccagctgcccatgtcccttaatatTGATAATGTGgctgttactgacaagaagcacatggctgagctctataatcaccacttcattaagtcaggattcctcaATTTAATTCTCAATTTActtcaacaacatagctcaggcagtaggaagctctctcatccatttatatgcagatgatacagtcttatactcagctggcccctccccggattttgtgcaaaatgctctacaacaaagctttcttagtgtccaacaagctttctctacccttaaccttgttctgaacacctccaaaacaaaggtcttGTTTGGTAAGGGGAATGCCcttcttcccacaggtgttattactacctctgagggtttagagctggaggtagtcacctcatacaagcacttgggagtatggctagactgtgcactgtccttctctcagcgcatatcaaagctgcaggctaaggttaaatctagacttggtttcctgtattgtaatcgctcctcttttacctcagctgccaaactaaccctgattcagatgaccatcctacccatgctagattacggagacataatttatagatcggcaggtaagggtgctctcgagcaacTAGACGTTCTtaaccattcggccatcagatttgccaccaatgctccttataggacacatcactgcactttatactcctctgtaaactggtcatctctatatacacgtcgcaagacccactggttgatgcttattaattaaaccctcttaggcctcactcccccctatctgagatatctactgcagccctcatcctccacatacaacacccgttctgccagtcacattctgttaaatgtccccaaagcacacacatccctgggtcgctcctcttttcagttcgctgcagctagcgactggaacgagctgcaacaaacactcaaactggactgatttatctccatctcttcattcaaagtctcaatcatggacactcttactgagagttgtggctgctttgtgtgatgttttgttgtctctaccttcttgccctttgtgctgttgactgtgaccaataatgtttgcaccatgttttgtgctgctgccatgttgtgttgctgccatgttgtgttgctaccatgctgtgttgtcatgtgttgctgccttgctatgttgttgtcttaggtctctctttatgtagtgttgtgttgtttctcTTGTTGTTGGTGtgatttgtcctatatttatattgtatttattttatttctttaatccCAGGCCACCGtcccaggaggccttttggtagtccgtcattgaaaataactgaattgcctagttaaataaaggttaaataaattacaGTTGGATTTTCTAAAGTTTGACAGGTTCTGCTGCCCTCTAGTTGCTAGAGTGAGACTTACAATAGATAGGATTGGGAACATCAGAGCCCTGTACTAAGAATCAGGTTTGAGGAGTTTGCGAGGTAACTTTGTTCAACTGTGAGTTCAAATCCTTAAAAGAAGAAGTTATTAAGAACCTGGTTCAAGGAGaacccctttgggttccatgtacaaccctttccacagagggttcaacatggaacccaaaatggatCTATGTGGAAATAATAAAAGGGTTCTCCCCGGAACCAAAAAGGgtctcctacggggacagccgaTGAGCCATTTTGGAACCAATGTTTCTAAGAGGGTACTTACCCATCTAACTGCCTGTCAGATTGATTTAAGTGGGAAACACATCATGATCTACATCACACCTGGTCAATGAacagcccccctccccccaaacctCAAACCCCTGgcggttagagagagagagagagatagggcaggggaaggaggagagagaggcagagagaggggggagagagagagaggggagagagggagagggagagggaggaagaaagagagagagattgagagagagagggagtagagttAGGGAcacaggggggagagaaagagagacggttaGGGGGGTgagagcagggagagaaagagagggaggaagagtgggagagagggaaaaggaggtagagagagggaaggagagagatggtgatagggatgaagagagagagaggaagagagcattTCCATCAGCATGTTTGGCTGCATGTCTGTTATGGTTGAGTTGACACACCGGGTCAATAACAGTTGTAATTCGTTTTTTTTCATGTTTCTGAATTGATTTTGTGATttccatctcaaatcaaatcaaatcaaattttatttgtcacatacacatggttagcagatgttaatgcgagtgtagcgaaatgcttgtgcttctagttccgacaatgcagtaataccaacaagtaatctaactaacaattccaaaactactgtcttatacacagtgtaaggggataaagaatatgtacataaggatatatgaatgagtgatggtacagagcagcataggcaagatacagtagatggtatcgagtacagtatatacatatgagatgaatatgtaaacaaagtggcatagttaaagtggctagtgatacatgtattacataaggatacagtcgatgatatagagttgtcacgccctggtctaagtattttgtgtttttcttcatgtattgggtcaggccagggtgtggtaTGGAGTTTTTgcattgtggtgtgttttgtcttggggttttggtgtgtatgtacttgggattgtagctagtggggttatctagcaaagtctatggctgtctggagtggttctcaatcagaggcaggtgcttatcgttgtctctgattgggaaccatatttaggcagccatattctttgagtttgtcgtgggtgattgtccttagtgtctttgttcctgtctctatgttagtttacactagtataggctgttttggtttAAAGTGGCTAAAGTGGCTGTttttgtttaaagtggctagtgatatatttactcTACATCTCTATCTGAGATGCAGAGTACATGGTGTTTTCATACCTCAGACGTTTGATATTCCTATTTAATTGTCCAATGGACTTGGCCTAACAAATATATTTGGTTTAGCACATATGAAGATAACTATGTATTTACTTCCTGTAAATTGACCAATATATTAATACTAGCTGCACCCAGCCCTGTGGCAGTAAATCATTGCATCAGATTTTGCTATTCAATGCaattgtcacgtctgctcccgctccccctccctggcgctcgaaggcaccaggctccccagcattacgcactcctgccaccgtcagtacgcacacctgcctttcccCATCATGTGCATCAGtgtattattggactcacctggactcacctgtttattacctcccctatatttgtcagttccccatctCTGTTCCCGACTGCATTGTTTGTCGTCTGTCCATATATTTCCCGGGGCTGAGGCTGTTGCTTGTTCCTTGTCTGTTCCTATTAAATGTTGACTCCCGGTCGCTActtctcatctccagcgtcgGCTCTTACAGCATTTGAATATTTCATGACTGTAACAACAGAATAATAACTGAATTATATGAATGAAATCACAACAACAAAGCATAAATACATGCTACTAATAATATATTGTCAACTTCCCATCTATTTGAAACATTTAGATTTCTttatcactgttcatgtgttgaGCTATTGAATTCTCACAAGAAAATAATTTGGTTAAAAATGCAGAATGAGAACTTCCAGAACTGGAATTTCACTGCTTtggtagcagagacaacagtgTGTGTTGTGACACAGTTTGGATTTTGGGAATTTAACACTGATTGATGACTCAGTGCTGATGTCACTGGTTCCTCTTGGTTGTGCTACCTTAATAGATGATTATGAACAGCTCTTGTAAATAGTAATATATCTGAGTGTTTTGAATGAATATGCATTTGTCACAACATCAACTCTTTCCTAAAACCTCAAAAGGAACAAGAAGAAACAGTTGTATGAAACTCCTGTTGTTAGCCAGGTAGAAGTTATTGTACATGGTATACAACCATCAAGGCCGGGTCTATGTAGATTTCAATGTAATCCAAAAATAACAACTTGGAGCTTaaacaccatagacatacaaagtgaatatactgtatgtcatcTCTACAAGGCCTTTGGAATAGGAGTGTTTTTTAAGAAACATTGTGAGAGTGATTCACCCTCTGCTGACCTCTCATGGTGTAGTGTCACCACGGTTACTACATCCACCCACTGGTGACCtctcatggtgtagtgtcctctaCAGTTACTACATCCACCCACTGGTGACCtctcatggtgtagtgtcctctaCAGTTACTTCATCCACCCACTGGTGACCtctcatggtgtagtgtcctctaCAGTTACTACATCAGTCCACTGGTGACCTCTCATGATGTAGTGTCCTCTACAGTTACTACATCCACCCACTGGTGACCTCTCATGGTATAGTGTCCTCTACAGTTACTTCATCAGTCCACTGGTTACCTCTCATGATGTAGTGTCCTCTACAGTTACTACATCAGTCCACTGGTGACCtctcatggtgtagtgtcctctaCAGTTACTACATCAGTCCACTGCTGACATCTCATGGTGTCGTGTCCTCTACAGTTACTACATCAGTCCACTGCTGACATCTCATGATGTAGTGTCCTCTACAGTTACTACATCCACCCACTGGTGACCTCTCATGATGTAGTGTCCTCCACAGTTACTACATCCACCCACTGGTGACCtctcatggtgtagtgtcctccaCAGTTACTACATCCACCCACTGGTGACCTCTCATGATGTAGTGTCCTCCACAGTTACTACATCCACCCACTGGTGACCTCTCATGATGTTGTCTCCTCCACAGTTACTATTTAATATCTTGTCTCTGTCTGCTTCATCAGTTAGTATCTGTCATTGTGCTGTCCAAGGTTCATCTTCCATTCACCACTCATACCACACAAGATGAACACACAAAACAAGTGAGAATTCTtaggaaaatatatttattatagACATAAAAAATTAAAGTAACAGTTTAAAGCAACAGATGTGATCAATGATATGATCATACACAATACTTTTATGAATAGAATGTTACAACGTGTACCATTTCTGATGCCCATAAAACGAGATCAAACCATTAAACTCTGCAATGACAAAGCCTATTTCATACACAAACAGGTTATAGTAAAATATATGACATTTATTATAGACATAAATTGTAACAGTGACAAAAAGTAACAAATGTTTTCATGAAAAAAAGTTTAAACATTTAGTTTCCTGTCTTACAACGAGATCTTAACCTTATTGCTCATGAAGTGTTATATTATAactaatttttttttatttgctaAATATATTCATATAAAATCAGCCCAGAAAATATAGGACTAAGAAGTTATAGGTAGATGGATAGCAGATGAAACAGGATgggatatacactatatacactgggtaTTAACATGTTCAGCTCCTGACTGTTACTGCTCCTCTGTATCCAGAACCCATCATCGGATTAGGACTGTGATTTACTGATGTGAACCGCCTTGTCCCTGAAATAGATTAGAAAAATTAATATTATTTTCTGTTGTTAAGGCCACTCTTATATTTCAATATCTCCAATTTAGAGGTGTATCTGTTGTAAAATCTGAAACAGGTTCAATGTGCCTACATTCAGGAGTACCATCTTTGTTTGTACCATTCATAATAAACAACTATATTCTAAATCCCTTTTAATATTCAAGTATAAATAGTATAACAGTTGTAATGTTATTTATGAGAGTCATTCTTACCTCAGTTGGTTGACATGTTGGATCACCGAGCTCTGGGAAGGGTCTGCACACACAGCTTTCCCATTTTTAGtgtggaatctagaagagacacATACAAAACCTATAGTCTATATTCAACACATATTCAACACTTTTTACCCATATTTCTATTCAACTATAATTACACTATAATGTATTTTTTGCTGTAAAGAATCCTGAACCTCAATTCAAAAATAACTAATCAAAGATACTCACATGATGGCAGGGATTCTGCAGATTTCAGTCGTGGTCTGTAGGGTATATCCTACGATAATTGCAAAAGGTATTTCCCTACCAGTATAACTTTGACAGCAGAATCTTCTACGACGTGCTGTAAAAAATGAACAAATAAACAATTAAAGAGGACTCTTGATGAAGACTAAATATTACTCTAATTGTCCAACAGTTTAGTTCAGTGTTCCAGTAATaacacagacagacggaccaAGACACAACTTTCACTGCAGAATATTGACCTTGTTTAGCTGCAGAAGCTTCAGTAGTGAACAGCCCCACAGCCAGGAGCACGAGCAGCACAATAACAGGGGCTCTGATCTGGGCCATCTCTTCTTCTGTGGTGCTGTGGTTAGTGATGTGATGAGCTGCTGTCTTGTCTTCAGACAGAAAGCTTCAGTGGCTGTGTGAGGTCCTACTCCTCACCAGAGCCATATATATACTCCTGGTGCAGGTGGAAACATTCTCTGAGAGGTGAAATGGGCTTTCCTACCCACACCTTAAAACCAAAGTTCCACAGCAGAATTTCCCCACCACTTTCGCCAATGAGCAACAAAAAGGAACAAGATTCTTCAACAGAACAAGAGGGAGAATGTTTTGGGCCCAATCTTTACTTGCTTTTTCATGATCGGCAATCATAGTATTAAGTAATAGTATTAAGTACTAAATATTTAAATGAAGAATTTGTGTTGATACTctttatatttggccttgtgttttagagtattgtactgctgaaaggtgaatttgtctcccagtgtctgttggaaagcagactagaCCAGGTTATTTTATAACGCTTCCTATTCAAGAagtaaagttcatttctttgaagcatcttttgcagttttactttggtACCTTCTTGCAAACTGGATGcatgtttggaatatttttattctgtacaggcttccttcttttcattctgtcatgTAGGttatgtcacgcctgctcccgctccccctctctggcactcgagggcgccaggcggtccatcattacgcacacctgtcaccatcgttacgtgcGTCAGCACTTCATGGGACTAACCTGGACTCTATTAACTTATTGACtgtctcccctatatctgtcacttcctcagtttctTCCCCTTTCAGCATTGATGTGAttgtgttcctcttgtccagacgcTGGccttgttttgtttcatgtccattactgattaaatattcactccctgtacttgcttcccgtctcccagcgtctgtccttacaggttagtattgtggagtaactacaatgttgatccatcctcagttttcttctttCACAGCCATTATTCAACTATTAttcactattggcctcatggtgaaatccctgagtggtttccgtcctctccggaaactgagttaggaaggacgcctgtatctctgtggtgactgggtgtattgataccacatccaaagtgtaattaaaaacttcaccatgctcaaagggatattcaatgtctgctttttattttattttgacccATCCAGCAATAGGAGCTCTTCTTtgggaggcattggaaaacctccctggtctttgtagttgaatctgtgtttgaaagtcACAATTCAACTGAGGGGCCTTAagcataattgtatgtgtggggtacagagatgaggttgtcattcaaaaatcatgttgatcactattattgcacacagagcgagtccatgcaacttattttgtGAGTTGTTAAGCACAAACGTACTCCTGATCTTATTaaggctggccataacaaaggggttgaatacttattgactcctTTTCTATTCATTTgttgaaaaaaaatctgaaaacacAATTACACTTTgccattttggggtattgtgtgtagggcagtgacaCAAGATATcaatttgatccattttaaatgcaggttgtaacacaacaaaatgtggttaAAAATCAAGGGGGGTAgttactttctgaagacactgtacttTCCATGTATCTAAGCTTACTGTAATAAGAGCTAATGATATGAAACATGAACTTCTGAATTGCAGGAATCCTTTGAGTTCCATATTATATTAAGCAAGTATCAGTGGGTGTGAGAGTTCAACTTTTACTCATCTCTTCAGCTCATTGAAGTGGTCTTCAATTGTTCTGTGAATGTAGAGGATCCTCCCACTTTGTCCCAGGTTTCACATGGTAGTTGTGTGAGGTTATACATTGCAAAAAAACAGCACCAATGTGTTAAATGTCTCAATATTCATATTAATGCATTGTGACAAACTCAAGGGGGAAAAGGTTGTGGTTGTAACAGGGACAGTTATGATGCAACAACTGAAGAGGAACAGTTAAAACCCCTTCATCATGACCTGTTTAGTTGTCACAGAAACACTTTTCCGCCTTTGACTTGACGGCATCAATACATTCTGTGTTCCTCTGACCTAGAAAATAACCATATTATCAAGACAACCTACACGTAACAGCCCACATCCATGTACTTCAGTGCACGATGTCTCagtcacacacaaagacacagacacacacacacagacatgacaaTTAGATTGATCAGATAGGAGATTGAATTCCTCTTGTATTTCCCTGCTGTGTGTATTTACTACCCAAACAAAGTCACACCTGAAAGTTCCCCTTCACATTCGCCATTTGAAATTCCCTGCTCAACAGGTTAGACGAGTGTTCCTCTAGTATAGAATGTTGACCATCAGTCAGAGCTGTAGAATTACAACTAATCATGTCATTATGTCATCATTGTTGTCATACGTCTTGTAAGAAAAGTTCTTGCTCATCCTCAGTGCAACACCCTGTGGTGAAATTAAAGTTCTTTACTGGTTCTGTGGTGATTCTCTGGTTTGGTTGATCTAACTcatcacatttaaataaaaaaaataccacCACCCCAAATGTGCCCTTTCACAGCTTCATAGGACATAAACAGGGGCAGTTCCATGGTTTGACTCAATATACTTTATCACTGTGGCGctagaggaggctggtgagaggggctttaggaggacaggctcattgtaatggctggaatggaatcaatggaaaaGAGTCAAAcacgttgtttccatgtgtttgatgtgtttgggaCCATTTCATCAACTCCATTTTGGCCATTagaatgagcccgtcctcctatagctccttccaTCAGCCTCCTTGTGTTggttgccccccatctatcttcagagcttgtgctgctaggcgacctaaactggaacatgcttaacaccccagctatcctacaatctaagcatgatgccctcaatctcacacaaatgatcaatgaacctaccaggtacctcatcaaagccgtaaacacgggctcCCTCATAGCTATCATTCTAACCAACttaccctctaaatacacctctgctgtcttgaaccaagatctcagcgatcactgcctctttgcctgcatccgtaatgggtcagcggtcaaacgacctccactcatcactgtcaaacgctccctgaaacacttctccgagcaggcctttctaatcgacctggccggggtatcctggaaggatattgatctcatcccgtcagtagtggatgcctggttattttttttcaaatgccttcctaaccatcttaaataagcatgccccattcaagaaatgtagaaccaggaagaGATATAGCCCtaggttctccccagacctgactgccctttaacaacaca contains:
- the LOC109885582 gene encoding C-C motif chemokine 4 — its product is MAQIRAPVIVLLVLLAVGLFTTEASAAKQARRRRFCCQSYTGREIPFAIIVGYTLQTTTEICRIPAIIFHTKNGKAVCADPSQSSVIQHVNQLRDKAVHISKSQS